CGCGAGGAATTCCTGCAGCGGGCGAACTCAATTGATGAGCGTCTGCAACTGGAGGAACTGCTCGCTGATGCCCAGGCGGAACTCGAGAAAATCAGTCGCAGCGAACAGGAAATGGCTATCGTCGAAGAGGATCTGCTCAACTTCGATCTGCAGCAGAATACCGACCACCTGGACATGCTCAACCTGGAACTGGAAGACATCGAACGTGATCTGGTCAGCGTCGCCGAGAACATGGGGCGACTTAAACAAGACTACCAGAATGCGAAAACGGATCGTTCTTCCGCACAACTGCGCTTCCAGCGGGAACAGATTCAGGAACAGATCCGGCAGGCAGGGTCTCTCTGGTTCTCGACCGAACTCTCCGCCGTTGGCATCAATCAGCTGCGTTCTGAATTTGAACGAACCAGTCAGCCCGAAACGCTGGCGATCGCCTCAGACTACCTGCGTCAGCTGACCAACGACAAATACACCAACATCTGGACTCCGCTCGGCGAGCAGTTCCCCAAGATTGACGACGATCAGGGGCACACACTGACGGTCGATGAACTCAGTAGCGGCACCCGTGAGCAGTTGTTTCTGGCAATCCGCCTGGCGATGGTAGAACGCTTCCGGAACCAGGGAGTACAGCTCCCCATGATCCTGGATGATGTCCTCGTGAATTTCGATCAGGAACGGACCCGGGCTGCGATCAAAACGTTGAATGCCGTTGCGGCCAAGGGACAGCAGATCCTGCTCTTCACCTGTCACCTGCACCTGACGCAGCTCTTCGGAGAACAGGATATCACCGCCGTTCGCCTGCCGGCTTCCGATGTGGCGCGCAGTCACACCCCCGAAGTGATCCCGACAACCGTAATTGAAGAAGTTGTTGATGAGGAGATCGAAGAGGACGAATATTCGGAGCTCACAGAGGAGCCGACCTATGAAGAACCAGCCACGCTCGAAGTACTCTCTTACGAGCTCGACTGGTCAGATCCGCTGGACTGCCTTTCCGGGTTGAGTGACTCACAGATGCAGTCGCTGACGGAAGCGGATATCTGGACGATCCGCGATCTGCTTACCTTCTCTGCCGACGAGATCGCTGACGGGGTCGACGACGACAGTCTGACCGCTGGTCTGATCTTCGAATGGCAGAGCCAGGCTCGACTGGCTGCCTGTATCCGCGGTCTGGCACCCACTCACGCCTTGCTGCTTGTCTCCTGTGGCATCACCGAACCCAACGAAATTGCGGAGATGTCGTTTGCGGAACTCTGGTCGCTGGTGGAAGCCTGCCAGGATTCAACAGACATTCCACAGCAGTCTGTCATTACAGAAATCCGTGTGGAACAATGGATCCTCGGCGCACAACAGGCGCGTACGTTTACGCCAGAAGCCTCTGAGCCCCTCTCACAAACAGAGCAGGAACCGCATCAGGAAAAACGGGAATATCGGCACGATGGTTCACACCCCACCCCCGATTCACAGGGACCGAACATTCCCCCCTTTTACCTGAATCGTTCGATGCCCGTTGAAGATGCGCCTTCCATCGGACCGAAGACAGCCGAACGCCTGGAAGCGGCAGGCGTCTTTACCGTGAATGATCTGCTGGAATGTAATCCCGAGTTCGTTGCGAACAAACTCAACGTGCAGCACATCAGAAAGCAGACCATCCGCAAATGGAAGAAACAGACGAAGCTGGTCTGCTGTATTCCCGGAATCCGCGGACACGACGCCCAGATTCTTGAAGGGTGCGGCCTGACCGAACCCGAAATAATCGCCCGGGCGATTCCTCAGGATCTGCTCGGGAAGGTCAATTCGTTCCTCAAAACCAAAAAGGGGCAACGCATCCTCAGAGACGCCAAACATCCCGATCTGGAAGAAGTCTCTGACTGGATTCACTGGTCACAGAAAGCCCGCAAGCTGCAGACCGCCTGATGGCATACCTTGTGAATTAACGTTCAATCTTCAACAGCTTGCGCCGCAACAGATCCAAAGCCGCTTTGGAAATGCGGCTCTTGGCGATAGCACGATTGACAGTTAAACCGATTTCCTCCACCCAGGCTCCGTCGTCGCTCGCGAGAGCCACGAAGGCCTGCGGAGCATTTTCACGATCCTGCCAGGACTGATTCAGATCCAGCAGAATGGCGAGACCAAAATCGCTGGCCTGCGTTTCCCGCGTGGATTTCGCCAGGGCCAGTGCGCCGTCTGCAGAAAACGCATCTACACTCGCCAGCACGGTCCCCCCTTTGAAACAGTCCGCCGCACCCGCAACCTCGGTCAATCGATAAGACAGCAGTCCTCCGGTGCCACATTCGCTGGCCGCCACACTGAGCTTGCTCTCGTTCAACAGGGTCACCACCACGTGTTCGAGCTCTTCATCTTCGTAACCGAAAATGTAGTCTCCCAGTCGTTCGCGAATCTGTTCATAGGTGGCTGATATCTTCTGCTCGCAATCATCGTTGGACTCACCCCTCGCTTTGATTCGCAGCGTGATGGTCGCTTCATGGGCTGTGATGCCAACCTCCGGATCGCGGCCCCGACTGGTGATATCCCCCAGCAGTTCTTCGGTCTTTGACTCCCCCACTCCGAAGCAGTTGATGCGGGCAAAGCGAATGATCCGCGTTCCACGAACCAGCCGCGGAAGGATGGACTCAAAAAACATCGGCTTCATTTCGGAAGGTACGCCTGGCATCGCCGCAATATGACAGATCCCCTCTCCCCCATCGCGGGGAACCGTCATCCAGATTCCCGGTGCCGTCCCATGTTCATTTTTGATGGGCTCTGCCCCCTCGGGGAACATCGCCTGAATCCGGTTCCGCTCGGGCATTTCGCGATACCGTTTCCGAAACATGCTTTCGATGATCGCCAACGATTCTGCATCGAGCACGAGATCCGCGCCCGTCAGACCTGCCATCGCCTGCCGCGTCAGGTCGTCCAGTGTGGGGCCCAGCCCCCCCGTGATCAAAATCAGATCGGAGCGGGAAGCCGACAGTCGCAGCTGATCGATGATCTCATCGAGGTTGTCAGCAATCGTCGTATGAAAGTGCGTCGCAATCCCTACCGCCGCGAGCTCCGTACTCAACCACTGGCTGTTCGTATCCAGCTTTTCGCCGTTTGTCAGCTCACTGCCGATTGCAATAATCTCTGCTTGCATTCTTAATTTCCATCTCGGGTGGAACAGTCCGTCCCGCCTGCTGCTATTATATAGAATGTGCCTCAGGCACTTCCCGTACTGACTGCACCCTGCACAGCCAGTTGATATTGTTCGACTGTTTTCTCGACCATCGTCTCCACCCGAAACTGCTGTCGTACCAGTTCCCGCGCCGACTCACCCATCGCCCGGGCTTTCAACGGATCATTGAGCAGTTTGAGAATGCTGTTGGA
The nucleotide sequence above comes from Gimesia sp.. Encoded proteins:
- a CDS encoding CinA family nicotinamide mononucleotide deamidase-related protein, translated to MQAEIIAIGSELTNGEKLDTNSQWLSTELAAVGIATHFHTTIADNLDEIIDQLRLSASRSDLILITGGLGPTLDDLTRQAMAGLTGADLVLDAESLAIIESMFRKRYREMPERNRIQAMFPEGAEPIKNEHGTAPGIWMTVPRDGGEGICHIAAMPGVPSEMKPMFFESILPRLVRGTRIIRFARINCFGVGESKTEELLGDITSRGRDPEVGITAHEATITLRIKARGESNDDCEQKISATYEQIRERLGDYIFGYEDEELEHVVVTLLNESKLSVAASECGTGGLLSYRLTEVAGAADCFKGGTVLASVDAFSADGALALAKSTRETQASDFGLAILLDLNQSWQDRENAPQAFVALASDDGAWVEEIGLTVNRAIAKSRISKAALDLLRRKLLKIER